The following are from one region of the Methanomassiliicoccales archaeon LGM-DZ1 genome:
- a CDS encoding NUDIX hydrolase — MNKEIWDSYHRDGTPAGGDLVRGHRIPNGLYHMICTVAVTNTDGSVLLVQRDRRKSFGGMWEASAGGSALKGESPEQCAMRELREETGIDGTGMRSEGFYPDDKFRSIIYEFSLSTDIPKDSVKLQAGETQDYRWVPREEFAEMMRSRSRWNISPRSRHFGYRIIREAEEKGLIPKREGRRPKKKASGAPAGPGAEKPARPRSDNRERKQNASKDRTDSPRPVRPPAKGTGRRKSGRRGDQETKGGNQTGTPRRPQDRRPREGSAPKGPKGNAPKAQPSGRPRTGTPAQGAPRGGRGRRRHGQRSGEKRSGGGGDGQRRHR; from the coding sequence ATCTGCACAGTGGCCGTCACCAACACCGACGGCAGCGTCCTCCTGGTGCAGAGGGACAGGAGGAAGTCCTTCGGCGGGATGTGGGAGGCCTCCGCGGGAGGATCCGCCCTCAAGGGGGAGTCCCCCGAGCAGTGCGCGATGCGCGAGCTGCGCGAGGAGACCGGCATCGACGGCACGGGGATGAGGTCCGAAGGGTTCTACCCCGATGACAAGTTCCGCTCGATAATCTACGAGTTCTCGCTCTCCACGGACATCCCCAAGGACTCGGTGAAGCTGCAGGCCGGAGAGACCCAGGATTACAGATGGGTCCCCCGCGAGGAGTTCGCCGAGATGATGCGCTCCCGCAGCAGGTGGAACATCTCTCCCAGGTCCCGCCATTTCGGCTACCGCATCATCAGGGAGGCCGAGGAGAAGGGCCTCATACCCAAGCGCGAAGGCAGGAGGCCGAAGAAGAAGGCGTCCGGAGCCCCTGCCGGCCCCGGTGCGGAGAAGCCCGCCCGGCCCCGCTCCGACAACAGGGAACGGAAGCAGAACGCCTCCAAGGACCGGACGGACTCCCCCAGGCCGGTCCGCCCGCCCGCCAAGGGCACCGGCAGGAGAAAGTCCGGGCGCCGCGGAGACCAGGAAACCAAGGGCGGAAACCAGACCGGGACGCCCCGCCGCCCGCAGGACAGGAGGCCGCGGGAAGGGTCCGCGCCCAAGGGCCCTAAGGGGAACGCACCGAAGGCGCAGCCGTCAGGCAGGCCCCGGACCGGCACCCCTGCCCAGGGAGCGCCGCGCGGAGGCAGAGGCCGCCGCCGGCACGGGCAGCGCAGCGGGGAGAAGCGCTCAGGAGGCGGCGGAGACGGCCAGCGAAGACACCGATGA